A DNA window from Fragaria vesca subsp. vesca linkage group LG3, FraVesHawaii_1.0, whole genome shotgun sequence contains the following coding sequences:
- the LOC101292587 gene encoding chaperone protein dnaJ 11, chloroplastic-like: protein MSATLAFSGLSFSSSSPKLPSTSLPRRQLRVSVRAFAETERRPMIASPTPASLYEVLRVRTNASQTEIKSAYRSLAKLHHPDASSSSETESDGREFIEIHNAYATLSDPAARAMYDLSLSGRVEFDRGISAVGFRPNGFYSTRRWETDQCW, encoded by the coding sequence ATGTCGGCAACCCTAGCCTTCTCCGGCCTCTCCTTCTCCTCCTCCTCCCCCAAGCTCCCCTCCACCTCCCTCCCCCGCCGCCAGCTCAGGGTCTCCGTCAGGGCCTTCGCCGAGACGGAGCGGCGTCCGATGATCGCGTCGCCGACTCCGGCGAGCCTCTACGAGGTTCTAAGGGTGAGGACCAACGCATCGCAGACGGAGATCAAGTCGGCGTACCGGAGCCTGGCGAAGCTGCACCACCCGGACGCGTCGTCGTCGTCGGAAACCGAATCGGACGGCCGGGAGTTCATCGAGATTCACAACGCGTACGCCACGCTGTCGGATCCGGCGGCCAGGGCGATGTACGACCTGTCGCTGAGTGGGCGCGTGGAATTCGATCGCGGGATAAGCGCGGTCGGGTTTAGGCCCAATGGGTTTTATTCGACCCGGAGGTGGGAAACGGACCAGTGCTGGTAG